A portion of the Lolium rigidum isolate FL_2022 chromosome 1, APGP_CSIRO_Lrig_0.1, whole genome shotgun sequence genome contains these proteins:
- the LOC124683020 gene encoding splicing factor ESS-2 homolog, producing the protein MLRSPGHSPRNLSPSTSPAPSTPRPASPTPSSASASASTLATTSSSKRRRPEVLDEDTYVVAIERIIERDFFPDLPRLRDRLDWLQAVRSRDPLLLRDAQLKILDRRRRLQRSGPLPTPTPATSTALRSPSFLATPSAAPSAAGGPEVEEEDEDVSAALSLDGFFRRYTSEDNESFSRILEKVNHRRRERYAHLLEPGQEAEKQLLEDAKRDRITDGYGTSGQPPSTLEGAKFTAKNLLMYHPADRGEAPLTDEELAVRLKGLTKEIDKSNTRLHGKALAEDGRPKEEEAAAILYALVAGSTPGGIAYNDPDKGKKYDLEDLRKTPNPFYIESGKKADNGYSFVKTPSPAPGVDESPFMTWGEIDGTPLRLDPDETPGGSERSHFKIPPPPVRDVKAHVLSRDAAKRIKARTNMFHKPPLPSPARGGSASPRTLSPAAQKFVRNAIAKSTRTIDESLRASYRGSTPPASTPKTRFSTDPGLGSRSPSARKGSTPPW; encoded by the coding sequence ATGCTCCGCTCCCCCGGCCACTCCCCTCGCAacctctccccctccacctcccCGGCCCCCTCCACTCCTCGACCCGCCTCCCCCACCCcgtcgtccgcctccgcctcagcGTCCACCctcgccaccacctcctcctccaagcGCCGCCGCCCGGAGGTGCTGGACGAGGACACCTACGTCGTCGCCATCGAGCGCATCATCGAGCgcgacttcttcccggacctgccCCGCCTGCGCGACCGCCTCGACTGGCTCCAGGCCGTGCGCTCCCGGGACCCGCTCCTCCTCCGCGACGCGCAGCTCAAGATcctcgaccgccgccgccgcctccagcgcagcgggccgctccccacgcccacgcccgccacctccaccgcgctCCGCTCCCCGTCCTTCCTCGCGACCCCCTCCGccgccccctccgccgccggcggccccgaggtggaggaggaggacgaggacgtctCCGCCGCGCTCTCGCTCGACGGCTTCTTCCGCCGCTACACCAGCGAGGACAACGAGTCCTTCTCGCGCATCCTCGAGAAGGTcaaccaccgccgccgcgagCGCTACGCCCACCTCCTGGAGCCCGGCCAGGAGGCGGAAAAGCAGCTGCTGGAGGATGCCAAGCGCGACAGGATAACTGATGGGTATGGTACGTCAGGGCAGCCGCCGAGCACCTTGGAGGGCGCCAAGTTTACCGCCAAGAACCTGCTCATGTACCACCCGGCTGACCGAGGTGAGGCGCCGCTCacggacgaggagctcgccgtgCGGCTAAAGGGGCTCACCAAGGAGATTGACAAGTCCAACACCAGGCTGCATGGGAAGGCTCTGGCTGAGGATGGGAGGcccaaggaggaggaggcggccgccaTACTGTATGCTCTGGTTGCAGGCTCCACTCCTGGAGGAATTGCCTACAATGATCCTGACAAAGGGAAGAAGTACGATTTGGAGGATCTAAGGAAGACGCCAAACCCGTTCTACATCGAGTCGGGGAAGAAGGCAGACAACGGGTACAGCTTTGTGAAAACACCGTCGCCAGCACCCGGCGTGGACGAGTCCCCGTTCATGACGTGGGGTGAGATTGATGGAACGCCGCTGAGGTTGGATCCTGACGAGACACCAGGGGGTAGTGAGAGGTCACATTTCAAGATCCCACCTCCACCTGTTCGAGATGTCAAGGCGCATGTCCTGTCCAGGGATGCTGCAAAGAGGATAAAGGCACGGACGAATATGTTCCACAAGCCACCGCTACCATCCCCTGCGAGGGGAGGCAGTGCCAGCCCCAGGACCCTTTCTCCTGCAGCGCAGAAGTTTGTGAGAAATGCCATCGCCAAGTCTACACGAACCATCGATGAGTCCCTCCGTGCAAGTTACAGAGGGTCAACCCCACCTGCAAGCACTCCGAAGACGAGGTTTTCAACTGACCCAGGCCTGGGATCACGATCTCCTTCGGCGAGGAAGGGTTCCACCCCTCCCTGGTGA